TCACCACCCACAACGTGAAACATCCCCCTGTTATCCACCGCCATGGTAACGGCCTGTCACGATCAGAGGTGCCAAATTGGACATCCATCTTCTGACGATCACTCGCTGTTGAAGAAACAGGCAGGTCCGGAACGGACGTGGGAATCTGTCCTGAGGATGCAGGTTGAGGCGTGCCGAGAACCGTCAGAACCTTAGCAGGGAGAGTGGCTTCTTCCCACTGGTCAGTCTCTATGTTCCACCAGGGAACATGAATCGCGGGCAACGTCACTGTGCCCGGCTGCGTGGGCACGAACACATATTTTTCCTCCCTGGACCCCACAATCCATTTCCCGTCAAAATCTGTCTGGGTTTTTGCCTTGTCGGGATAGATCTTCACAATGGGTGGCGAGGGCACGGGCACTTCAGGCAATTGTTCTCCCCGCTGACCTGTCGCACGCATCACGATCGTTCGAGTGGGGGAATCCCCTATCTGAAGTGTATCGGTATCACCCGACCATGTTTCGGTAAGAGTGAGATTTTTCGCCGGTAGCCAAAATCGCCCATTCAAATCTGATGGAAAGTTTTTGACGTTGATCGCAATTTTCGGACTTCGCCTGTGAATCGAGCGTGAGGTTTTGAAAGGATCACGCCCCAGACTTCCGGGGCGATTGCCAAATAATTCCTCAAAGAGCGTTCCACGGGTTCGGCCTTCCTGCACGGTTCCGGAAAAGAGGACCGGAGGAATCACCTGCCTCCCGCTTTGTTGTGATGTGATGACATAACGACGTTCGGTAATATGATAGCGTCGTCCGTTCCGGGTCGACTCGTACGAGACGTCCTTGCCCACGCGTTCAACAATTCCCCAATCCATTTCGGGTTCATCTAAACGGCCTTCCTGCACGGAAATAGCGCTGACTAACCTCAGCGTCAGAAGGACTTGCCCCTGTAGATAGGAAACGTGTGAGTCCACATCTGCTTCGAGAAAAATATCCTGGATTTCGTTAGCCTCTCTCGTGTGATTCGGCTCATTGACCTCCAGTTGAATGGAGCCGGTTTGATGAGCGCCCACGTGGATAGGAGGAATGGTCACTGTTCCTGTTCGTTTTGGCGCAAGCGTCGCAATCCATCGGACCACGGAAGTGGTTTGCATATTAATGATCGAAGTTTGTTGACTTTGGGTCGTGCCCAATACATCGAAGTCTGCGTCTAGGATCTGCCATTCGGGGGATTCGCCCGAGGACGTCTGATCCGTCTCCACGATGAGCTGGAAGGTCTCATCTGCCATGACCGGATTCCGATCCACATATGCCCTGACTGATTGGGCCGAAACAGGGGTATCAAGACCCATAAATCCAAGGCAGAACACCATCACCCATATCCATCTCAAAATTCTCACCAGCCTTTTCCTTGAGAAATGGTGGACCTTCCAGCCTCTACACGGCGTTGATGCTCCAAAAGGAACTTTCGGCGTAACAATCCCCCGGGATCATCAGGGATACGGCGAAGCCATTGCTGGAGGATTTGTTCAGACTTTTCAATTTCCGGTGACTGGGCAGCGTCCCCCGCAGAGGATAGCTCTGAAAGTTCCGTCTGATCTTCCGGCTTTTCTTCCATTGTAGGTGGTGCGGACAACGGCTTCTTAGATGGTTCGGCTTTCAAAGGGTTTCGCCCTTGCGCCTCTCTTTCAAAACTTTCTTCAGAAGAATTCTGATCTTCATTCGACTGATTAGAGGTTCTGACAGAATCCGAACCCGACCCGGCTTCTTCTGGTTTCTCCTTTTGAGAGTCAACTGTTTTCGAATCGGATTGTGTATGCGTGGAATCTGAAGGATTCTGTGATTTTTCTCCTTGACCTCCTGCCTCATTCCCATGATTGTTCTGTGTGGCAGAGGAGCC
Above is a window of Candidatus Nitrospira neomarina DNA encoding:
- a CDS encoding BatD family protein, producing MRILRWIWVMVFCLGFMGLDTPVSAQSVRAYVDRNPVMADETFQLIVETDQTSSGESPEWQILDADFDVLGTTQSQQTSIINMQTTSVVRWIATLAPKRTGTVTIPPIHVGAHQTGSIQLEVNEPNHTREANEIQDIFLEADVDSHVSYLQGQVLLTLRLVSAISVQEGRLDEPEMDWGIVERVGKDVSYESTRNGRRYHITERRYVITSQQSGRQVIPPVLFSGTVQEGRTRGTLFEELFGNRPGSLGRDPFKTSRSIHRRSPKIAINVKNFPSDLNGRFWLPAKNLTLTETWSGDTDTLQIGDSPTRTIVMRATGQRGEQLPEVPVPSPPIVKIYPDKAKTQTDFDGKWIVGSREEKYVFVPTQPGTVTLPAIHVPWWNIETDQWEEATLPAKVLTVLGTPQPASSGQIPTSVPDLPVSSTASDRQKMDVQFGTSDRDRPLPWRWITGGCFTLWVVTLVAWWRERHKRNERGQDMAKRNDGKLESERDAIQGVKAACFEQSAEKTRAALLQWASLKEKGRPCRSLKSVERLLSQPVHDPAAISAAIWNLDRTLYTTSAEKQNWDGRQFWETVKPAITAKPSKSHKHVKELPPLYLH